From a single Brassica napus cultivar Da-Ae chromosome C9, Da-Ae, whole genome shotgun sequence genomic region:
- the LOC106431300 gene encoding uncharacterized protein LOC106431300, whose translation MRSNANGSWMWGKILKLRELDRSYLKMEVNNGKHTSFWYDSWSHLGYLKGRLGDRGTIDLRIKENALVADVLSNHRSRRNRLVIFNEIEDEINKMRANISQDDDIPLWRQKDDRFANQFSTKKTWLYMRQSQPNCNWSKGVWFSQCTPKYTFIAWVAIRNRLQTYDKMQLWNATIDTVCVLCQEEREICQHLFFRCRFSAKIWETLVGGIMKEAFTTDWNVILELIANPRGTLTEGFLLRYTFQTLIHSIWRERNGRKHGEQPKDETVMIRCVDRTIRLKLLAVKGKGKKCFEESLRIWFGTRAQSSVQSEV comes from the coding sequence ATGAGAAGCAATGCAAATGGATCTTGGATGTGGGGAAAGATTCTGAAGCTTAGAGAACTTGACAGGTCCTATCTTAAGATGGAAGTAAATAATGGAAAGCACACGTCGTTTTGGTATGATTCTTGGTCTCATTTGGGTTATCTAAAAGGACGGTTGGGAGACAGAGGAACGATTGATCTCAGAATAAAGGAGAATGCGTTAGTAGCGGATGTATTGAGTAATCATCGTAGTAGAAGGAACAGGCTGGTGATTTTTAATGAGATAGAAGATGAGATTAACAAGATGAGAGCTAATATCAGTCAAGATGATGATATACCGCTTTGGAGGCAAAAAGATGATAGATTTGCTAATCAGTTTTCCACGAAGAAGACTTGGTTGTATATGCGTCAGTCTCAACCAAATTGTAATTGGAGCAAGGGCGTGTGGTTTTCTCAATGCACTCCGAAATACACGTTCATAGCATGGGTAGCCATTAGAAATAGATTGCAAACCTATGACAAGATGCAACTATGGAATGCTACAATAGATACAGTATGTGTGCTGTGTCAAGAAGAGCGGGAGATTTGTCAGCATTTGTTTTTCAGATGTCGATTCTCTGCAAAAATCTGGGAAACTCTGGTTGGTGGAATCATGAAAGAGGCTTTCACTACTGACTGGAATGTGATTCTGGAGCTGATAGCTAATCCTAGAGGCACATTGACAGAAGGTTTTCTTCTCCGGTATACATTTCAAACGCTGATCCATAGCATTTGGAGAGAGCGTAACGGCCGTAAGCATGGTGAACAACCAAAGGATGAGACAGTTATGATCAGATGTGTTGATAGAACAATTCGATTGAAATTACTAGCAGTAAAGGGGAAAGGGAAGAAGTGCTTTGAAGAAAGTTTGAGAATATGGTTTGGAACAAGAGCACAAAGCTCTGTTCAGTCTGAAGTTTAA